The Cuculus canorus isolate bCucCan1 chromosome 5, bCucCan1.pri, whole genome shotgun sequence genome window below encodes:
- the SYT7 gene encoding synaptotagmin-7 isoform X2, which produces MYLHPEAASAGSPSRDVLLVSAIITVSLSVTIVLCGICQWCQRKLGKRYKTSLETVGTPDSSRGRSEKKTINFEDSTLSTATTLEYIPTSAGDPKCQRPRTLMRQQSLQQPLSQHQRANHSQPTTSQSLGHLQAHSGSSAGAGNPRGSRGGQARQGIAAGSKHRTAGGRSRSNPGSWDHVVGQIRNRGLDMKSFLEGRMVVLSLVLGLSEQDDFANIPDLQPAGTQPNQPNAQGDKRLPAGGKAVNTAPVPGQPPQDESDRKTEPRSSVSDLVNSLTSEMLMLSPGSEDDEGHEGVSRENLGRIQFSVGYNFQESTLTVKIMKAQELPAKDFSGTSDPFVKIYLLPDKKHKLETKVKRKNLNPHWNETFLFEGFPYEKVVQRVLYLQVLDYDRFSRNDPIGEVSIPLNKVDLTQMQTFWKDLKPCSDGSGSRGELLLSLCYNPSANSIVVNIIKARNLKAMDIGGTSDPYVKVWLMYKDKRVEKKKTVVMKRCLNPVFNESFAFDIPTERLRETTIVITVMDKDRLSRNDVIGKIYLSWKSGPGEVKHWKDMIARPRQAVAQWHQLKA; this is translated from the exons GGTCTCCCTCCCGCGACGTCCTCCTCGTCTCAGCCATCATCACCGTCAGCCTTAGCGTCACCATCGTCCTCTGCGGGATCTGCCAGTGGTGCCAACGCAAACTG GGTAAGCGTTACAAGACTTCCCTGGAAACTGTGGGAACTCCAGACTCCAGCCGAGGCCgcagtgaaaagaaaaccatcAA TTTCGAGGACTCCACCTTGTCCACAGCCACTACCCTTGAGTATATCCCCACCTCAGCAGGCGACCCCAAATGCCAGAGGCCCCGCACGCTCATGCGCCAACAAAGTCTGCAGCAGCCCCTCAGCCAGCACCAACGCGCCAACCACAGCCAGCCCACCACCAGCCAGAGCCTGGGCCACCTCCAGGCCCACAGCGGCTCCTCCGCCGGCGCCGGCAACCCCCGGGGCTCCCGCGGTGGCCAGGCGCGCCAGGGCATCGCTGCCGGCTCCAAGCATCGGACGGCTGGTGGCCGGAGCCGCTCCAATCCCGGCAGCTGGGACCACGTGGTGGGGCAAATCCGCAACCGCGGCTTGGACATGAAGTCCTTCCT GGAAGGCCGGATGGTGGTGTTATCTCTGGTTTTGGGACTCTCAGAGCAAGATGACTTTGCCAATATCCCTGACCTGCAACCCGCTGGGACGCAGCCGAACCAGCCGAACGCTCAGGGGGACAAGAG GTTGCCAGCCGGTGGCAAAGCGGTGAACACAGCGCCAGTGCCCGGACAGCCACCGCAGGATGAGTCCGACCGCAAGACGGAACCGCGTTCCTCTGTCTCTGACCTGGTCAACTCCCTGACCAGCGAGATGCTCATG CTCTCCCCAGGTTCTGAGGATGATGAGGGCCACGAGGGCGTCAGCCGGGAGAACCTGGGACGCATCCAGTTCAGCGTCGGCTACAACTTCCAAGAGTCCACCCTGACTGTCAAGATCATGAAGGCGCAGGAGCTGCCAGCCAAGGATTTCAGCGGCACCAGCGACCCTTTTGTCAAGATCTACCTGCTCCCTGACAAGAAGCACAAGCTGGAGACCAAGGTGAAGCGGAAGAACCTCAACCCACACTGGAATGAGACCTTCCTCTTTGAAG GGTTCCCCTATGAGAAGGTGGTGCAGCGGGTGCTGTACCTCCAGGTTCTGGACTACGACCGCTTCAGCCGCAATGATCCTATCGGGGAGGTGTCCATCCCCCTCAACAAGGTGGACCTCACCCAGATGCAGACCTTCTGGAAGGACCTGAAGCCGTGCAGTGATGGCAGT GGAAGCCgtggggagctgctgctctcactGTGCTACAATCCCTCTGCCAACTCCATCGTGGTGAACATCATCAAAGCACGGAACCTCAAAGCCATGGACATCGGAGGCACATCAG ACCCTTACGTGAAGGTGTGGCTGATGTACAAGGACAAGCGGGTGGAGAAGAAGAAGACAGTGGTCATGAAGCGGTGCCTGAACCCCGTCTTCAATGAGTCCTTTGCCTTCGACATCCCCACAGAGCGGCTGCGCGAGACGACCATCGTCATCACCGTCATggacaaggacaggctgagccgCAACGATGTCATTGGCAAG ATCTACCTGTCCTGGAAGAGCGGCCCCGGGgaggtgaagcactggaaggacATGATCGCCCGTCCCCGGCAGGCGGTGGCACAGTGGCACCAGCTGAAGGCCTGA
- the SYT7 gene encoding synaptotagmin-7 isoform X1, with protein sequence MYLHPEAASAGSPSRDVLLVSAIITVSLSVTIVLCGICQWCQRKLGKRYKTSLETVGTPDSSRGRSEKKTINDLDRDFWNNNDNTVQQKWSSYPPKEFILNISPYAPYGDPRLSLNGSLLSGAKLTASAAAGLAGDRDGHAGEKQRPGEDGMRSSVSAHSEPGAGKAARGRWHTVQSHLAAGKLSLSNFEDSTLSTATTLEYIPTSAGDPKCQRPRTLMRQQSLQQPLSQHQRANHSQPTTSQSLGHLQAHSGSSAGAGNPRGSRGGQARQGIAAGSKHRTAGGRSRSNPGSWDHVVGQIRNRGLDMKSFLEGRMVVLSLVLGLSEQDDFANIPDLQPAGTQPNQPNAQGDKRLPAGGKAVNTAPVPGQPPQDESDRKTEPRSSVSDLVNSLTSEMLMLSPGSEDDEGHEGVSRENLGRIQFSVGYNFQESTLTVKIMKAQELPAKDFSGTSDPFVKIYLLPDKKHKLETKVKRKNLNPHWNETFLFEGFPYEKVVQRVLYLQVLDYDRFSRNDPIGEVSIPLNKVDLTQMQTFWKDLKPCSDGSGSRGELLLSLCYNPSANSIVVNIIKARNLKAMDIGGTSDPYVKVWLMYKDKRVEKKKTVVMKRCLNPVFNESFAFDIPTERLRETTIVITVMDKDRLSRNDVIGKIYLSWKSGPGEVKHWKDMIARPRQAVAQWHQLKA encoded by the exons GGTCTCCCTCCCGCGACGTCCTCCTCGTCTCAGCCATCATCACCGTCAGCCTTAGCGTCACCATCGTCCTCTGCGGGATCTGCCAGTGGTGCCAACGCAAACTG GGTAAGCGTTACAAGACTTCCCTGGAAACTGTGGGAACTCCAGACTCCAGCCGAGGCCgcagtgaaaagaaaaccatcAA TGATCTAGACAGAGACTTTTGGAATAACAATGACAACACAGTGCAGCAGAAATGGAGCTCCTACCCTCCCAAGGAGTTTATACTAAACATTTCACCTTACGCCCCGTATGGTGACCCGCGGCTTTCCCTCAA TGGCTCTTTGTTATCAGGGGCCAAGCTGACGGCGTCGGCTGCCGCGGGGTTGGCGGGTGACCGCGACGGCCACGCCGGGGAGAAGCAGCGACCTGGCGAGGACGGCATGAGGAGCAGCGTCTCTGCCCACAGCGAGCCCGGAGCGGGGAAGGCGGCACGAGGCCGCTGGCACACAGTGCAGAGCCACTTGGCCGCAGGGAAGCTCAGCCTGTCCAA TTTCGAGGACTCCACCTTGTCCACAGCCACTACCCTTGAGTATATCCCCACCTCAGCAGGCGACCCCAAATGCCAGAGGCCCCGCACGCTCATGCGCCAACAAAGTCTGCAGCAGCCCCTCAGCCAGCACCAACGCGCCAACCACAGCCAGCCCACCACCAGCCAGAGCCTGGGCCACCTCCAGGCCCACAGCGGCTCCTCCGCCGGCGCCGGCAACCCCCGGGGCTCCCGCGGTGGCCAGGCGCGCCAGGGCATCGCTGCCGGCTCCAAGCATCGGACGGCTGGTGGCCGGAGCCGCTCCAATCCCGGCAGCTGGGACCACGTGGTGGGGCAAATCCGCAACCGCGGCTTGGACATGAAGTCCTTCCT GGAAGGCCGGATGGTGGTGTTATCTCTGGTTTTGGGACTCTCAGAGCAAGATGACTTTGCCAATATCCCTGACCTGCAACCCGCTGGGACGCAGCCGAACCAGCCGAACGCTCAGGGGGACAAGAG GTTGCCAGCCGGTGGCAAAGCGGTGAACACAGCGCCAGTGCCCGGACAGCCACCGCAGGATGAGTCCGACCGCAAGACGGAACCGCGTTCCTCTGTCTCTGACCTGGTCAACTCCCTGACCAGCGAGATGCTCATG CTCTCCCCAGGTTCTGAGGATGATGAGGGCCACGAGGGCGTCAGCCGGGAGAACCTGGGACGCATCCAGTTCAGCGTCGGCTACAACTTCCAAGAGTCCACCCTGACTGTCAAGATCATGAAGGCGCAGGAGCTGCCAGCCAAGGATTTCAGCGGCACCAGCGACCCTTTTGTCAAGATCTACCTGCTCCCTGACAAGAAGCACAAGCTGGAGACCAAGGTGAAGCGGAAGAACCTCAACCCACACTGGAATGAGACCTTCCTCTTTGAAG GGTTCCCCTATGAGAAGGTGGTGCAGCGGGTGCTGTACCTCCAGGTTCTGGACTACGACCGCTTCAGCCGCAATGATCCTATCGGGGAGGTGTCCATCCCCCTCAACAAGGTGGACCTCACCCAGATGCAGACCTTCTGGAAGGACCTGAAGCCGTGCAGTGATGGCAGT GGAAGCCgtggggagctgctgctctcactGTGCTACAATCCCTCTGCCAACTCCATCGTGGTGAACATCATCAAAGCACGGAACCTCAAAGCCATGGACATCGGAGGCACATCAG ACCCTTACGTGAAGGTGTGGCTGATGTACAAGGACAAGCGGGTGGAGAAGAAGAAGACAGTGGTCATGAAGCGGTGCCTGAACCCCGTCTTCAATGAGTCCTTTGCCTTCGACATCCCCACAGAGCGGCTGCGCGAGACGACCATCGTCATCACCGTCATggacaaggacaggctgagccgCAACGATGTCATTGGCAAG ATCTACCTGTCCTGGAAGAGCGGCCCCGGGgaggtgaagcactggaaggacATGATCGCCCGTCCCCGGCAGGCGGTGGCACAGTGGCACCAGCTGAAGGCCTGA
- the SYT7 gene encoding synaptotagmin-7 isoform X4, whose translation MYLHPEAASAGSPSRDVLLVSAIITVSLSVTIVLCGICQWCQRKLGKRYKTSLETVGTPDSSRGRSEKKTIKLPAGGKAVNTAPVPGQPPQDESDRKTEPRSSVSDLVNSLTSEMLMLSPGSEDDEGHEGVSRENLGRIQFSVGYNFQESTLTVKIMKAQELPAKDFSGTSDPFVKIYLLPDKKHKLETKVKRKNLNPHWNETFLFEGFPYEKVVQRVLYLQVLDYDRFSRNDPIGEVSIPLNKVDLTQMQTFWKDLKPCSDGSGSRGELLLSLCYNPSANSIVVNIIKARNLKAMDIGGTSDPYVKVWLMYKDKRVEKKKTVVMKRCLNPVFNESFAFDIPTERLRETTIVITVMDKDRLSRNDVIGKIYLSWKSGPGEVKHWKDMIARPRQAVAQWHQLKA comes from the exons GGTCTCCCTCCCGCGACGTCCTCCTCGTCTCAGCCATCATCACCGTCAGCCTTAGCGTCACCATCGTCCTCTGCGGGATCTGCCAGTGGTGCCAACGCAAACTG GGTAAGCGTTACAAGACTTCCCTGGAAACTGTGGGAACTCCAGACTCCAGCCGAGGCCgcagtgaaaagaaaaccatcAA GTTGCCAGCCGGTGGCAAAGCGGTGAACACAGCGCCAGTGCCCGGACAGCCACCGCAGGATGAGTCCGACCGCAAGACGGAACCGCGTTCCTCTGTCTCTGACCTGGTCAACTCCCTGACCAGCGAGATGCTCATG CTCTCCCCAGGTTCTGAGGATGATGAGGGCCACGAGGGCGTCAGCCGGGAGAACCTGGGACGCATCCAGTTCAGCGTCGGCTACAACTTCCAAGAGTCCACCCTGACTGTCAAGATCATGAAGGCGCAGGAGCTGCCAGCCAAGGATTTCAGCGGCACCAGCGACCCTTTTGTCAAGATCTACCTGCTCCCTGACAAGAAGCACAAGCTGGAGACCAAGGTGAAGCGGAAGAACCTCAACCCACACTGGAATGAGACCTTCCTCTTTGAAG GGTTCCCCTATGAGAAGGTGGTGCAGCGGGTGCTGTACCTCCAGGTTCTGGACTACGACCGCTTCAGCCGCAATGATCCTATCGGGGAGGTGTCCATCCCCCTCAACAAGGTGGACCTCACCCAGATGCAGACCTTCTGGAAGGACCTGAAGCCGTGCAGTGATGGCAGT GGAAGCCgtggggagctgctgctctcactGTGCTACAATCCCTCTGCCAACTCCATCGTGGTGAACATCATCAAAGCACGGAACCTCAAAGCCATGGACATCGGAGGCACATCAG ACCCTTACGTGAAGGTGTGGCTGATGTACAAGGACAAGCGGGTGGAGAAGAAGAAGACAGTGGTCATGAAGCGGTGCCTGAACCCCGTCTTCAATGAGTCCTTTGCCTTCGACATCCCCACAGAGCGGCTGCGCGAGACGACCATCGTCATCACCGTCATggacaaggacaggctgagccgCAACGATGTCATTGGCAAG ATCTACCTGTCCTGGAAGAGCGGCCCCGGGgaggtgaagcactggaaggacATGATCGCCCGTCCCCGGCAGGCGGTGGCACAGTGGCACCAGCTGAAGGCCTGA
- the SYT7 gene encoding synaptotagmin-7 isoform X3, with protein sequence MYLHPEAASAGSPSRDVLLVSAIITVSLSVTIVLCGICQWCQRKLGKRYKTSLETVGTPDSSRGRSEKKTINDLDRDFWNNNDNTVQQKWSSYPPKEFILNISPYAPYGDPRLSLNGSLLSGAKLTASAAAGLAGDRDGHAGEKQRPGEDGMRSSVSAHSEPGAGKAARGRWHTVQSHLAAGKLSLSKLPAGGKAVNTAPVPGQPPQDESDRKTEPRSSVSDLVNSLTSEMLMLSPGSEDDEGHEGVSRENLGRIQFSVGYNFQESTLTVKIMKAQELPAKDFSGTSDPFVKIYLLPDKKHKLETKVKRKNLNPHWNETFLFEGFPYEKVVQRVLYLQVLDYDRFSRNDPIGEVSIPLNKVDLTQMQTFWKDLKPCSDGSGSRGELLLSLCYNPSANSIVVNIIKARNLKAMDIGGTSDPYVKVWLMYKDKRVEKKKTVVMKRCLNPVFNESFAFDIPTERLRETTIVITVMDKDRLSRNDVIGKIYLSWKSGPGEVKHWKDMIARPRQAVAQWHQLKA encoded by the exons GGTCTCCCTCCCGCGACGTCCTCCTCGTCTCAGCCATCATCACCGTCAGCCTTAGCGTCACCATCGTCCTCTGCGGGATCTGCCAGTGGTGCCAACGCAAACTG GGTAAGCGTTACAAGACTTCCCTGGAAACTGTGGGAACTCCAGACTCCAGCCGAGGCCgcagtgaaaagaaaaccatcAA TGATCTAGACAGAGACTTTTGGAATAACAATGACAACACAGTGCAGCAGAAATGGAGCTCCTACCCTCCCAAGGAGTTTATACTAAACATTTCACCTTACGCCCCGTATGGTGACCCGCGGCTTTCCCTCAA TGGCTCTTTGTTATCAGGGGCCAAGCTGACGGCGTCGGCTGCCGCGGGGTTGGCGGGTGACCGCGACGGCCACGCCGGGGAGAAGCAGCGACCTGGCGAGGACGGCATGAGGAGCAGCGTCTCTGCCCACAGCGAGCCCGGAGCGGGGAAGGCGGCACGAGGCCGCTGGCACACAGTGCAGAGCCACTTGGCCGCAGGGAAGCTCAGCCTGTCCAA GTTGCCAGCCGGTGGCAAAGCGGTGAACACAGCGCCAGTGCCCGGACAGCCACCGCAGGATGAGTCCGACCGCAAGACGGAACCGCGTTCCTCTGTCTCTGACCTGGTCAACTCCCTGACCAGCGAGATGCTCATG CTCTCCCCAGGTTCTGAGGATGATGAGGGCCACGAGGGCGTCAGCCGGGAGAACCTGGGACGCATCCAGTTCAGCGTCGGCTACAACTTCCAAGAGTCCACCCTGACTGTCAAGATCATGAAGGCGCAGGAGCTGCCAGCCAAGGATTTCAGCGGCACCAGCGACCCTTTTGTCAAGATCTACCTGCTCCCTGACAAGAAGCACAAGCTGGAGACCAAGGTGAAGCGGAAGAACCTCAACCCACACTGGAATGAGACCTTCCTCTTTGAAG GGTTCCCCTATGAGAAGGTGGTGCAGCGGGTGCTGTACCTCCAGGTTCTGGACTACGACCGCTTCAGCCGCAATGATCCTATCGGGGAGGTGTCCATCCCCCTCAACAAGGTGGACCTCACCCAGATGCAGACCTTCTGGAAGGACCTGAAGCCGTGCAGTGATGGCAGT GGAAGCCgtggggagctgctgctctcactGTGCTACAATCCCTCTGCCAACTCCATCGTGGTGAACATCATCAAAGCACGGAACCTCAAAGCCATGGACATCGGAGGCACATCAG ACCCTTACGTGAAGGTGTGGCTGATGTACAAGGACAAGCGGGTGGAGAAGAAGAAGACAGTGGTCATGAAGCGGTGCCTGAACCCCGTCTTCAATGAGTCCTTTGCCTTCGACATCCCCACAGAGCGGCTGCGCGAGACGACCATCGTCATCACCGTCATggacaaggacaggctgagccgCAACGATGTCATTGGCAAG ATCTACCTGTCCTGGAAGAGCGGCCCCGGGgaggtgaagcactggaaggacATGATCGCCCGTCCCCGGCAGGCGGTGGCACAGTGGCACCAGCTGAAGGCCTGA